In a single window of the Flavobacterium sp. W4I14 genome:
- a CDS encoding xylan 1,4-beta-xylosidase (product_source=KO:K01198; cath_funfam=2.115.10.20,2.60.120.200; cog=COG3507; ko=KO:K01198; pfam=PF04616,PF17851; superfamily=49899,75005) — MKKLLLLIALLYTGYSYGQIKFTNPIMAGFYPDPSVTKVGSDYYLVNSTFAYFPGVPVFHSKDLKNWKQIGNVIDRPSQMTFFGDRTSRGLFAPSINYYKGTFYMTCTNIDKRGNFVMTSKKPEGPWSDPVWLPQVRGIDPSLFFDQDKAYIVYNSDAPDNKPLYPGHRTIRTFQFDPVGLKVVGEEVQLVNGGVDISKKPVWIEGPHIFKRGDWYYLCAAEGGTSVNHSQVILRSKQATGPYVPYEKNPILTQRDLDPNRKDPITSTGHAELVDGPDGKTYAIFLAVRPYEGNHYNTGRETFIAPVKWVDGWPIINPDQKEVQYSYTADFKEVKQVAPPQSGNFAYRTTFDKKLDQSLLFLRTNDTSWYRLDKENGLTMKLLPETCMGLGNPAFIGKRQQHLTGSASTQMTFTASQPNEKAGMLIFQGEYNFYYICKSIKDGKQVVQLYKGNRATKGMDLIIEIPVKAKTLQFKIEAYRGLYNFLYAESPGKWKILKDKVDGKFLSTETAGGFVGSLYALYGTSSEENTKSTASFKWLDYSGNDAIYKQK; from the coding sequence ATGAAAAAACTTCTTCTATTGATCGCCCTTCTTTATACTGGCTATTCGTATGGACAAATTAAATTTACAAACCCGATTATGGCAGGGTTTTATCCTGATCCCAGTGTAACCAAAGTGGGAAGCGATTATTACCTTGTTAATTCAACCTTCGCCTATTTTCCAGGGGTTCCGGTGTTCCATAGCAAAGATTTAAAAAATTGGAAGCAGATCGGTAATGTGATCGATCGCCCATCACAAATGACTTTTTTCGGTGATCGTACCTCTAGAGGGCTTTTTGCACCCTCAATCAATTATTATAAAGGGACATTTTATATGACCTGTACCAATATCGATAAGCGCGGAAATTTTGTAATGACGTCAAAAAAACCTGAAGGACCATGGAGTGATCCCGTTTGGTTACCGCAAGTGAGAGGGATTGACCCATCACTGTTTTTTGATCAGGACAAAGCCTATATCGTTTATAACAGCGATGCGCCGGATAATAAGCCCCTATATCCAGGGCACCGGACCATCCGTACTTTTCAGTTCGATCCAGTAGGCCTAAAAGTAGTGGGTGAAGAAGTTCAGCTGGTAAATGGTGGGGTAGACATCAGCAAAAAACCGGTCTGGATTGAAGGCCCGCACATTTTTAAACGAGGCGATTGGTATTATCTCTGTGCTGCCGAAGGAGGTACTTCCGTTAATCACTCACAGGTAATTTTAAGAAGCAAGCAAGCCACCGGACCTTATGTTCCTTATGAGAAAAACCCGATATTGACGCAGCGCGATTTAGATCCAAACCGTAAAGACCCGATTACCTCTACCGGGCATGCAGAATTGGTTGATGGTCCAGATGGGAAAACTTACGCCATTTTCCTGGCGGTAAGACCTTATGAAGGCAATCATTACAATACTGGGAGGGAAACATTTATCGCACCGGTTAAATGGGTAGATGGCTGGCCAATCATCAATCCAGACCAAAAAGAAGTTCAATATAGTTATACTGCAGATTTTAAGGAAGTAAAACAGGTTGCCCCACCACAAAGTGGAAACTTTGCCTACAGAACTACCTTTGATAAAAAACTTGATCAATCATTATTGTTTCTAAGAACCAATGATACCAGCTGGTATAGGTTGGATAAAGAAAATGGCTTAACAATGAAGTTACTGCCAGAAACGTGCATGGGGCTAGGAAATCCAGCATTTATCGGCAAAAGACAGCAGCATTTAACCGGTAGCGCGTCAACCCAGATGACTTTTACGGCGTCGCAGCCAAATGAAAAAGCAGGAATGCTTATCTTTCAAGGTGAATATAATTTTTATTACATCTGCAAATCAATAAAAGATGGCAAGCAGGTGGTTCAGCTTTACAAAGGAAACCGAGCTACTAAGGGTATGGACTTGATTATTGAAATTCCGGTAAAAGCTAAAACCCTGCAGTTTAAAATAGAAGCTTATCGAGGGCTTTACAATTTTCTCTACGCTGAAAGTCCGGGCAAATGGAAAATATTAAAGGATAAAGTGGACGGAAAGTTTTTGAGTACTGAAACCGCAGGAGGTTTTGTTGGGTCACTTTATGCACTTTATGGCACTTCATCTGAAGAAAACACTAAAAGTACAGCTTCTTTTAAATGGTTAGATTATAGCGGTAATGATGCCATTTACAAGCAAAAATAG
- a CDS encoding arabinoxylan arabinofuranohydrolase (product_source=KO:K15921; cath_funfam=2.115.10.20,2.60.120.260; cleavage_site_network=SignalP-noTM; ko=KO:K15921; pfam=PF03422,PF04616; smart=SM00191,SM00606; superfamily=49785,75005), translating to MNLKSILAFCAFLFLFTTAQISSADDVIVGYRHLADPGTLVYNGRVYLYASNDDENSYDKNSGYKMKSIVCISSSDMKNWTDHGVVFEAPRDVAWAGRTWAPAAIARDGKIFLYFGNGGNGIGVATSSSPIGPFKDPIGKKLVETETPGVLPAPNMWLFDPMTFIDDDGQAYMYFGGNGESNVRVIKLNRDMISVDGPATSITAPAFFEASWMHKRNGIYYFSYSTNPKAQMRIDYMMSKSPTTGFTYGGIVAAQPPKNNNNNHQGIFEFKGQWYHAYHNRAVAYKLGIPTEFKRNLAVEVLNYKADGSIEQVTYTADGVPQVEGLNPYMHVEAETMSDQQGVKTETCSKGGLNVTHVKNGDWIKVRGVDFGKGAKKFSASVASIGKDNKIELRLGSPDGKVIGTLAVPNTGDVQAWKEVSCKVNGATGKQDLFLTIRGAEKPEVNIDFWTFSAK from the coding sequence ATGAACCTTAAATCCATCTTAGCCTTCTGCGCTTTTCTGTTTCTTTTTACAACCGCTCAAATCAGTTCCGCCGATGATGTTATAGTCGGTTACCGTCATTTGGCAGACCCTGGCACCCTTGTTTACAACGGAAGGGTTTATCTCTACGCATCTAACGACGATGAGAACTCCTATGATAAAAATAGCGGATACAAAATGAAATCGATCGTTTGCATTTCGAGCAGCGACATGAAAAACTGGACAGACCATGGTGTGGTATTCGAAGCACCGAGAGATGTAGCCTGGGCAGGTAGAACCTGGGCTCCGGCAGCAATAGCCCGCGACGGCAAAATTTTTCTATACTTCGGAAATGGCGGAAATGGCATCGGCGTAGCAACTTCAAGCAGTCCGATAGGGCCATTTAAAGATCCCATTGGGAAAAAACTCGTTGAAACAGAAACGCCAGGTGTACTTCCTGCACCAAACATGTGGTTATTCGATCCGATGACCTTTATTGATGATGATGGCCAGGCGTATATGTATTTTGGTGGTAACGGCGAAAGCAATGTTAGGGTAATTAAGCTTAACCGGGATATGATCAGCGTAGATGGTCCTGCAACTTCTATTACCGCTCCTGCATTTTTTGAGGCTTCATGGATGCATAAAAGAAATGGGATTTATTATTTCTCCTACTCAACCAATCCGAAAGCGCAGATGCGCATCGACTATATGATGAGTAAAAGCCCCACAACTGGATTTACTTATGGAGGAATTGTTGCCGCGCAACCGCCAAAAAACAATAACAACAACCACCAGGGAATTTTCGAATTTAAAGGACAATGGTACCACGCCTACCACAACAGGGCTGTAGCATACAAATTGGGAATCCCCACAGAATTTAAAAGAAATCTGGCTGTTGAGGTGCTAAATTACAAAGCCGATGGTAGTATTGAGCAAGTAACCTATACGGCAGATGGAGTACCACAAGTGGAAGGATTAAATCCCTACATGCATGTGGAGGCCGAAACGATGAGTGACCAACAAGGTGTTAAAACTGAAACATGCAGCAAAGGTGGTTTAAATGTTACGCATGTTAAAAACGGAGACTGGATAAAAGTTAGGGGCGTAGACTTCGGCAAAGGCGCAAAAAAGTTTTCAGCTTCTGTAGCAAGTATTGGGAAGGACAATAAAATTGAACTCCGTTTAGGCAGCCCTGACGGAAAAGTAATCGGAACACTGGCCGTACCAAACACTGGTGACGTGCAGGCCTGGAAAGAAGTGAGCTGTAAAGTTAATGGCGCGACAGGAAAACAAGATCTTTTCCTAACCATTAGGGGAGCAGAAAAACCAGAAGTAAATATTGATTTTTGGACATTTTCGGCGAAATAG
- a CDS encoding beta-xylosidase (product_source=COG3507; cath_funfam=2.115.10.20,2.60.120.200; cleavage_site_network=SignalP-noTM; cog=COG3507; pfam=PF04616,PF17851; superfamily=49899,75005) translates to MKNLKLFTLLLFFVLNAVYVEAQKAINPLIFADVPDLSMIRVGKVYYMSSTTMHMNPGVPIMKSTDLVNWKIVSYAYDTLGNADELTLSNGKWDYGRGSWASSLRFHRGIYYVSTFSGTTGKTYIYSTKDIEKGPWKLMSFKPSLHDHSLFFEGGKAYMIYGTGKITLVELKEDLSGIKPDTKPITIIENASLPTGTGAGLPAEGSQLFKINGKYYLFNITWPRNGMRTVVVHRSDKLMGPYEGRVALKDKGVAQGGLISTPEGKWFSYLFRDFGSVGRIPYLVPVTWEDGWPVLGVDGKVPETLELPVSNGLIPGIVGSDEFTRKKGEPALPLVWQWNHNPDYAFWSITKRPGFLRITTSRLDTNILLARNTLTQRTIGPVSTAITSIDISNMKTGDQAGLILLQRKFGWVGVKNMGSKKTVVTVSAQNGTVNGEDVPAGQQIVYLKAKCDFENRTDKGYFFYSFDGKTWKPIGEPLQMSYTLPHFIGYRFGLFNYATENTGGYVDFDYFRIEAK, encoded by the coding sequence ATGAAGAACCTGAAATTATTTACATTATTGCTCTTTTTTGTGCTAAATGCAGTTTATGTTGAGGCGCAAAAAGCAATAAATCCGCTCATTTTTGCCGATGTACCCGACCTTTCGATGATCAGAGTAGGGAAAGTGTATTACATGAGCAGTACTACGATGCACATGAATCCTGGTGTGCCCATCATGAAATCAACCGATCTGGTAAACTGGAAAATTGTAAGTTATGCTTACGATACCCTCGGAAATGCTGACGAATTAACTTTATCCAATGGAAAGTGGGATTATGGGCGGGGATCGTGGGCAAGTAGCCTTCGTTTTCATCGGGGCATTTATTATGTAAGTACTTTTTCTGGTACCACCGGCAAAACGTATATCTACAGTACAAAAGATATCGAAAAAGGCCCGTGGAAACTTATGTCATTTAAACCTTCGCTCCATGATCACTCTCTGTTTTTTGAGGGTGGAAAAGCTTACATGATATACGGTACCGGCAAAATTACTTTGGTGGAATTAAAGGAGGATTTATCTGGAATAAAACCTGACACGAAACCCATAACGATTATCGAAAACGCAAGCCTTCCCACAGGTACGGGTGCCGGATTACCAGCTGAGGGCTCTCAACTGTTTAAAATTAATGGCAAATATTATCTATTTAATATTACCTGGCCACGAAATGGGATGCGTACGGTTGTGGTACACCGTTCCGACAAACTTATGGGGCCATATGAAGGGCGGGTAGCACTTAAAGATAAGGGTGTTGCGCAAGGCGGCTTAATCAGTACGCCAGAAGGAAAATGGTTTTCTTATCTTTTTAGAGATTTTGGATCCGTTGGCCGCATTCCATATTTAGTTCCGGTTACCTGGGAAGATGGCTGGCCGGTGTTGGGTGTTGATGGTAAAGTCCCGGAAACATTGGAACTTCCGGTTAGTAACGGCTTAATTCCCGGCATCGTGGGGTCAGACGAATTTACCCGCAAAAAAGGCGAGCCTGCGCTTCCACTGGTTTGGCAATGGAACCACAATCCAGACTATGCATTTTGGTCGATAACTAAACGCCCGGGATTTTTACGGATTACCACCTCAAGATTGGATACTAATATTCTACTGGCTCGCAACACATTAACCCAGCGTACCATCGGACCCGTATCAACCGCAATCACTTCAATTGATATTTCCAATATGAAAACCGGAGACCAGGCGGGATTGATATTGTTGCAACGCAAATTTGGCTGGGTTGGCGTAAAAAACATGGGGTCAAAGAAAACGGTGGTAACGGTAAGCGCCCAAAATGGCACTGTAAATGGCGAAGATGTTCCAGCCGGACAGCAAATTGTTTATCTTAAAGCAAAATGTGATTTTGAGAACCGAACAGATAAAGGTTATTTTTTTTACAGCTTTGATGGTAAAACCTGGAAACCGATAGGAGAGCCGCTGCAAATGTCGTACACGCTTCCCCATTTTATAGGCTACCGTTTCGGACTGTTTAATTACGCGACTGAAAATACCGGAGGATATGTTGACTTCGATTATTTTAGGATTGAAGCAAAATAA
- a CDS encoding GH43 family beta-xylosidase (product_source=COG3940; cath_funfam=2.115.10.20; cog=COG3940; pfam=PF04616; superfamily=75005) has protein sequence MSNMINELKKITLFSSIMGMAIASSCQQANQKAENETTKTPKKTSYLSQPIISKIYTADPSAHVFNGKIYVYPSHDIETGTPENDNGDHFDMRDYHILSMDSINGKVTDHGVALSIKDIPWAGRQLWAPDAAFKNGTYYLYFPVKDKSDVFRIGVATSKNPAGPFKAEPEPIKGSFSIDPAVFTDTDGASYMYFGGIWGGQLQRWNNGKYDANGSKTDSQKENEPALSAKVAKLSSDMLSFDGEVKDVQLVDKQGKALLTNDHDRRFFEGAWMHKFNGKYYFTYSTGDTHYLAYAIGDKPYGPFVYEGTFMKPVQGWTTHHSILEIKGKWYIFYHDTQLSGKTHLRNVKVTELKHNTDGTIEMIEPIVQ, from the coding sequence ATGAGCAACATGATTAACGAATTAAAAAAAATCACCCTTTTTTCATCCATTATGGGAATGGCTATTGCCAGCTCCTGCCAGCAAGCAAACCAAAAAGCAGAAAATGAAACGACAAAGACGCCTAAAAAAACCAGCTACTTATCGCAGCCTATAATCTCCAAAATTTATACGGCCGATCCGTCTGCACATGTTTTTAATGGAAAAATTTATGTTTACCCTTCACATGATATCGAGACTGGCACTCCGGAAAATGATAATGGTGATCATTTTGACATGAGAGATTACCACATTTTGAGCATGGACAGTATTAACGGTAAAGTTACCGATCATGGTGTGGCTTTAAGCATAAAAGACATTCCATGGGCAGGCAGGCAACTTTGGGCACCCGATGCTGCCTTTAAAAACGGAACCTATTATCTGTATTTCCCGGTAAAAGATAAATCTGATGTATTTAGAATAGGTGTTGCTACATCAAAAAATCCAGCAGGACCATTTAAGGCTGAACCTGAACCTATTAAAGGGAGTTTTAGTATTGATCCGGCGGTGTTTACAGATACTGATGGCGCAAGTTACATGTACTTTGGTGGAATTTGGGGCGGGCAGTTGCAACGTTGGAATAACGGAAAATACGATGCAAATGGATCTAAAACCGACTCACAGAAAGAAAATGAACCCGCATTGAGCGCTAAAGTAGCGAAATTAAGTAGCGATATGTTATCGTTTGATGGCGAAGTGAAAGATGTTCAACTAGTAGATAAACAAGGAAAAGCATTACTCACTAATGACCACGACAGACGTTTCTTTGAAGGTGCCTGGATGCACAAATTTAATGGCAAATATTATTTCACTTATTCGACAGGTGATACCCATTATTTAGCGTATGCGATTGGCGACAAACCTTATGGACCATTTGTTTACGAAGGCACTTTTATGAAACCCGTTCAAGGTTGGACTACCCACCATTCCATTTTAGAGATAAAAGGAAAATGGTATATCTTTTACCACGACACCCAGCTTTCAGGCAAAACCCACCTTAGAAATGTGAAAGTGACGGAATTAAAGCACAATACCGATGGAACGATCGAAATGATTGAACCCATCGTTCAATAA